The following proteins come from a genomic window of Proteiniphilum propionicum:
- a CDS encoding SLC13 family permease produces the protein MTTTLIILVATAALMVWGKIRSDIVALCSLLALIITGILTPEEALAGFSSPVVIMIAALFIVGGAISQTGLAGKVSNNILKFAGNNNFKLFILVILVTVIIGLFVSNTGTVAILMPIVVSLAVKSNMSASRLLMPMAFASSIGGMMTLIGTPPTLIVHNALIESGYEGLQFFTTLPVGLILLFFGILLLWPLTRVLEKKGKKESIERKNSVKSPDQLVSEYQLIENIYRLEIGKSSPILTQKLSDLDITKRYSLLIAEIHTRTFTPLGRNVHTSLPEAGTVLTANDVLYVVGEYENVVRFAEDNQLSFVDNQMGEQIEKPRFAGKFTFDEIGMAEVVLLPNSRLNNKIVRNSEFRQNYNVNILGIQRKDQYIIQDVKDVKMQSGDMLLIQGTWEDIDRLSRLEPEVVVIGQPAVEASKVPLEHKAPLAASVIVLMILSMAFNWFPPVVSVLMAAIVLILGGCFRTVRDAYRSINWESVILFAGMMPLATAMEKTGTSALVTNSIVGSVGSFGPQAVLAGLLLATSFVTMFISNTATAVLFAPIALHAATSMGVSPYPYLIGVAVAASMCLASPFSTPPNAMVMSAGRYNFMDYIKVGLPLQLIYLIIMIFALPLLFPF, from the coding sequence ATGACAACTACATTAATTATTCTGGTTGCTACAGCAGCTTTGATGGTTTGGGGAAAAATCCGTTCCGATATTGTTGCGCTCTGTTCATTACTGGCACTTATTATTACAGGTATATTAACTCCTGAAGAAGCATTAGCCGGATTCTCAAGTCCGGTGGTAATTATGATTGCTGCCCTGTTTATAGTAGGCGGAGCTATATCGCAAACCGGCCTGGCTGGCAAGGTTAGCAACAACATTCTTAAATTTGCCGGGAACAATAATTTTAAACTTTTTATTTTGGTAATTCTTGTCACTGTCATTATCGGCTTGTTTGTGAGCAATACCGGAACAGTTGCTATTTTAATGCCTATTGTGGTGAGCCTGGCTGTAAAATCTAACATGAGTGCAAGCAGGCTGTTGATGCCAATGGCTTTTGCCAGCAGTATAGGTGGAATGATGACACTTATTGGTACACCTCCTACTCTAATTGTACATAACGCTCTGATAGAATCAGGATACGAGGGGCTACAGTTTTTCACCACTCTACCGGTCGGCCTTATCTTATTGTTTTTCGGTATTCTGTTGTTGTGGCCATTGACCAGGGTGCTGGAGAAAAAAGGTAAAAAAGAGTCAATTGAAAGGAAGAACAGTGTAAAATCACCCGATCAGCTGGTGTCCGAATATCAATTGATTGAAAATATATACCGGCTGGAAATTGGGAAAAGCTCCCCGATTCTAACACAAAAATTATCAGATCTGGATATAACCAAGCGCTATTCACTGCTTATCGCCGAGATACATACCCGCACATTCACTCCGCTTGGAAGAAATGTTCATACCTCTTTGCCCGAAGCAGGAACGGTTTTAACTGCCAATGACGTTCTCTATGTAGTAGGTGAATATGAGAACGTGGTGCGTTTTGCGGAAGATAACCAACTCTCATTTGTGGACAATCAGATGGGGGAGCAGATCGAAAAACCACGTTTTGCCGGTAAATTCACGTTCGATGAGATAGGGATGGCTGAAGTGGTGCTACTCCCTAACTCAAGGCTAAACAACAAAATAGTGAGGAATTCTGAATTCAGACAAAACTATAATGTAAACATATTAGGTATTCAAAGAAAAGACCAGTACATTATTCAAGATGTGAAGGATGTGAAAATGCAGTCCGGAGACATGCTGCTTATACAGGGTACATGGGAGGATATTGATAGGCTGAGCCGGCTTGAACCCGAAGTTGTTGTTATAGGACAGCCTGCTGTAGAAGCGTCGAAAGTTCCGCTCGAGCATAAGGCACCTTTAGCTGCTTCAGTTATAGTGTTAATGATTTTGTCGATGGCCTTTAACTGGTTCCCTCCCGTAGTCTCTGTACTGATGGCAGCAATAGTACTCATACTCGGGGGTTGCTTCCGTACCGTGCGTGATGCTTATCGTTCTATTAACTGGGAGAGTGTTATTCTTTTCGCTGGGATGATGCCGTTGGCAACAGCGATGGAAAAAACCGGCACCTCAGCTCTGGTCACCAATAGTATTGTGGGAAGTGTGGGTTCTTTCGGTCCTCAAGCAGTGCTTGCCGGACTGTTGTTAGCCACTTCGTTTGTTACAATGTTTATCAGTAATACTGCAACTGCTGTTTTGTTTGCACCCATTGCCCTGCATGCGGCAACCTCAATGGGTGTAAGCCCTTATCCTTACCTTATAGGTGTGGCAGTAGCAGCGAGCATGTGCCTTGCCAGCCCTTTCTCCACTCCTCCCAACGCTATGGTTATGTCTGCAGGAAGATATAACTTTATGGACTATATTAAAGTGGGGTTGCCTTTACAGTTGATATATCTGATTATTATGATTTTTGCACTGCCGCTTTTATTTCCATTTTAA
- a CDS encoding DUF4488 domain-containing protein → MKASVGYFLFVCVIISIAGCSSSKLGIFDSKADKIIGLWEVKAIHNSDESGYKVIPSGMFKMIFPDGRFMNFMSTEKGAIITVDGTYRLEGDIYTEEIVNSFNKSQEGKDNPLNIKLTHENFMYLRWFQPIDEFGVKQNRWIEEIWQRVCIEDLDVSNVDLRQELKQLLINEEVIEKVVE, encoded by the coding sequence ATGAAAGCATCGGTCGGTTACTTTTTGTTCGTCTGTGTAATTATTTCCATTGCCGGTTGCAGTAGCTCAAAACTTGGCATATTTGATAGCAAGGCAGATAAAATAATTGGGTTGTGGGAGGTGAAGGCGATCCATAACAGCGATGAATCGGGTTATAAGGTAATCCCGTCAGGGATGTTCAAGATGATTTTCCCCGATGGCAGATTTATGAATTTCATGTCGACTGAAAAAGGGGCAATAATAACTGTTGACGGTACATATAGGCTTGAAGGCGATATTTATACAGAAGAGATAGTGAATTCTTTCAATAAAAGCCAGGAGGGAAAGGATAACCCTCTTAATATAAAGCTTACGCATGAAAATTTTATGTATCTCCGCTGGTTTCAGCCAATTGATGAGTTTGGAGTGAAGCAGAACAGGTGGATAGAAGAGATATGGCAGAGAGTATGTATCGAGGATCTTGATGTGAGTAATGTGGACTTGCGGCAAGAACTGAAGCAGCTGCTTATTAATGAAGAGGTAATAGAAAAGGTAGTGGAATAG
- a CDS encoding coiled-coil domain-containing protein — translation MKINFKERTPQLIAVIGVLAVVLAILIGFLISNNTKINEMQQQFTIDKQELEDEYEAISLQYEGFKFSVQNDSLLYKLENEQAKVLRLQEELRMTKASDQAEIKRLKDELATLRKILRSYIHQIDSLNRLNEELRAENKQITEQYNRTSRTLTQVSQEKEQLSEKVSLAAQLVATNINAKAVNDRGREQSRLSRSTQFVVSFTIARNITTDPGERTIYIRIMSPDGSVLSKSPSNTFQYENGNILYSMKRTVEYGGEEIPVTMYWNIEEYLMPGKYKTDIFADGHHIGSYSFTMKD, via the coding sequence ATGAAGATAAACTTTAAAGAACGAACACCTCAGCTGATTGCGGTGATTGGTGTACTCGCCGTAGTATTGGCTATACTTATTGGATTTCTCATCTCAAACAATACAAAAATAAATGAGATGCAGCAACAGTTCACAATTGATAAGCAGGAGCTGGAAGATGAGTATGAGGCAATTTCACTGCAATATGAAGGATTTAAATTCAGTGTCCAGAATGACTCACTGCTGTATAAACTTGAAAATGAACAGGCAAAAGTTCTGCGCCTGCAGGAGGAGCTGCGGATGACCAAGGCGAGTGACCAGGCAGAGATAAAACGGCTGAAAGATGAACTGGCAACACTCCGCAAAATATTACGTTCCTATATTCATCAAATAGACTCCCTGAACAGGTTGAACGAGGAGCTGCGTGCAGAGAACAAACAGATAACAGAACAATATAACAGGACAAGCCGCACACTTACACAGGTGTCGCAAGAGAAGGAACAACTCTCTGAGAAGGTGTCGCTGGCAGCACAGCTGGTTGCAACAAATATAAACGCAAAAGCAGTGAACGACAGGGGCCGGGAACAGTCCCGTTTAAGCCGGAGCACACAGTTTGTTGTCTCTTTCACCATTGCCCGGAATATTACCACCGATCCGGGAGAACGCACAATATACATCAGGATTATGAGCCCGGATGGTTCGGTTCTTTCGAAAAGCCCGTCCAACACATTTCAATATGAGAACGGCAACATTCTTTATTCCATGAAGCGCACAGTGGAATATGGCGGAGAAGAGATTCCAGTAACCATGTATTGGAATATTGAAGAGTACCTGATGCCGGGGAAATACAAGACAGACATCTTTGCCGACGGCCACCACATAGGCTCATACAGCTTCACAATGAAAGATTGA
- the panD gene encoding aspartate 1-decarboxylase translates to MLVEILKSKIHRATVTDANLNYEGSITIDEDLIDAANMFVHEKVAVVNNNNGERFETYIIRGERGSGIICLNGAAARKVHKGDIIIIMSYATIPLEQAKTFLPTIVNLEDGTNKIKR, encoded by the coding sequence ATGTTGGTAGAAATATTAAAATCGAAAATACACAGAGCCACGGTTACCGATGCCAATCTGAATTATGAAGGCAGCATAACCATTGACGAGGATCTGATTGATGCTGCAAATATGTTTGTACATGAGAAAGTGGCAGTGGTAAACAACAATAACGGGGAGCGCTTTGAAACATATATCATTCGCGGTGAACGCGGATCCGGTATAATTTGCCTTAACGGGGCAGCGGCGCGTAAGGTGCATAAAGGTGATATTATTATCATCATGAGTTATGCAACGATCCCACTTGAGCAAGCAAAAACATTCCTTCCTACAATAGTCAACCTTGAGGACGGAACCAATAAAATAAAAAGATAG
- a CDS encoding S46 family peptidase yields the protein MKKLFFYLSFWCLFFFTASADEGMWMLHSLKQQKLNDMKELGLKLEDYDIYNPDGSSIKDAVVQFGGGCTGEVISSQGLVLTNHHCGYGRIQQHSTLENNYLEEGFWAMTKAEELPNPGLTVTFIEEIEEVTGYVLQCLERDREEDTDGALFLSPSYLNRVAREKAGEKFLSENSGTEVEIKPFFNGNQYYMFTKKIYSDIRLVGAPPSSIGKFGADTDNWTWPRHTGDFAIFRIYADKDGNPAGYSPGNIPLRPKRWLTISTKGVKENDFAMLLGFPGTTNKFYTSWEVAERRDIDNTVRIRMREVRQKAMLEEMLKDPAVKIQYASKYSGSTNSYKNAIGTNWAINMRNFEKVKLEQQNRLLKWAEENNQPRFKKALDEIERIVKERADLRYRRWMLNEGIVRGLEFSTLATVTADKLAKALEEGNQSEADTLRAQLMKEYSMFADKDYNREVDKKVAKEMMREYISLVPEENLPGFFSLIYSDFGGNSDRFVDFLFNRSLFGNEINIQNFNEGEVDAETIMNDPMFLFSKSVAEESASLEKQLAVFDAPFAIARKAYLEGILSMDGPYAYFPDANLTLRLSYGQVKGYKPGDAIYYAHQTTLDGVIEKEDPGNWEFVVPAMLKKLYQEEDFGHYAMHNGNMPVAFAATTHTTGGNSGSPVMNGSGELIGINFDRNWEGVGGDIQFLPDYQRSIIVDIRYVLFIIDKFAGAGHLLKELDMN from the coding sequence ATGAAGAAATTGTTTTTCTACCTTTCATTTTGGTGTTTATTTTTCTTTACCGCATCTGCCGATGAGGGGATGTGGATGTTGCATTCACTTAAGCAACAAAAACTGAATGACATGAAGGAGCTAGGGCTAAAGCTTGAAGATTATGATATATACAACCCCGATGGTTCTTCAATAAAAGATGCTGTTGTGCAGTTTGGCGGAGGGTGTACCGGGGAGGTTATCTCCTCACAGGGGCTTGTGCTGACCAATCACCATTGCGGATATGGCCGTATACAGCAGCATAGCACACTTGAAAACAACTATCTTGAGGAAGGCTTCTGGGCAATGACAAAAGCTGAAGAACTCCCAAATCCGGGTCTTACGGTAACCTTTATTGAAGAAATTGAAGAGGTAACCGGCTATGTTTTGCAGTGCTTAGAGAGAGACAGGGAAGAAGATACCGATGGGGCCCTTTTCCTCTCACCTTCTTATCTTAACAGGGTAGCAAGAGAGAAAGCAGGTGAAAAGTTCCTTTCTGAAAATTCAGGGACAGAGGTCGAAATAAAACCTTTCTTCAACGGGAATCAATATTATATGTTCACGAAAAAGATCTATTCCGATATACGTCTTGTAGGTGCTCCTCCCAGTTCTATAGGTAAGTTTGGCGCTGACACTGATAACTGGACCTGGCCGCGTCATACAGGCGACTTTGCTATTTTCCGTATCTATGCCGACAAAGATGGTAATCCTGCCGGATACTCTCCCGGGAACATTCCTCTCAGGCCAAAGCGATGGTTGACTATCTCGACAAAAGGAGTTAAAGAAAACGATTTTGCAATGCTGCTTGGCTTTCCCGGGACTACTAACAAATTCTACACTTCGTGGGAGGTGGCCGAACGAAGAGATATCGATAACACAGTTAGAATCAGGATGAGGGAGGTGCGTCAGAAAGCCATGCTTGAGGAGATGCTGAAAGATCCGGCGGTCAAGATTCAATATGCTTCCAAATATTCCGGATCAACAAACTCTTATAAAAATGCAATAGGTACAAACTGGGCTATCAACATGCGTAATTTCGAGAAGGTGAAGTTAGAGCAACAGAACAGATTGTTGAAGTGGGCTGAAGAAAACAATCAACCCCGTTTTAAAAAAGCCTTGGATGAGATTGAGCGGATTGTGAAAGAGCGTGCAGATCTTCGTTACAGGAGATGGATGCTTAATGAAGGTATTGTGCGTGGATTGGAATTTTCTACATTGGCTACAGTCACAGCTGACAAGCTGGCAAAAGCATTGGAAGAAGGCAACCAATCTGAAGCAGATACGCTCAGGGCACAATTGATGAAAGAATACAGTATGTTTGCTGATAAAGACTACAACCGGGAAGTTGATAAAAAGGTAGCAAAAGAGATGATGCGTGAATATATCAGTTTGGTTCCTGAAGAGAATCTCCCTGGTTTTTTCAGTCTTATTTATAGTGATTTTGGCGGGAATAGCGATAGATTTGTCGATTTTCTGTTCAACCGTTCTCTTTTTGGGAATGAAATAAATATTCAAAACTTTAATGAAGGAGAGGTTGACGCAGAGACTATCATGAACGATCCAATGTTTCTATTCTCAAAATCGGTAGCTGAGGAATCTGCTTCGCTTGAGAAACAGCTGGCGGTCTTTGATGCTCCTTTTGCAATTGCCCGGAAGGCATATCTTGAAGGCATCCTGTCTATGGACGGGCCTTATGCCTATTTTCCCGATGCCAACCTTACACTTCGCTTGTCGTACGGACAGGTTAAAGGATACAAGCCTGGCGATGCTATCTATTATGCGCACCAGACTACCCTCGACGGGGTAATTGAAAAAGAGGACCCCGGTAACTGGGAGTTTGTTGTTCCTGCAATGCTGAAAAAACTCTATCAGGAAGAAGATTTCGGACATTACGCAATGCACAACGGCAACATGCCTGTTGCTTTCGCTGCCACAACTCACACAACGGGAGGTAACTCGGGAAGCCCGGTCATGAACGGGAGTGGAGAGTTGATAGGAATCAATTTCGACCGTAACTGGGAAGGTGTTGGGGGTGATATACAGTTTCTGCCCGATTATCAGCGAAGCATTATTGTTGACATTCGCTACGTCCTATTCATAATTGATAAGTTTGCAGGAGCAGGCCATTTGCTGAAGGAGCTTGACATGAACTGA
- a CDS encoding MATE family efflux transporter: MYSNKHIIKISTPILLSLLAQNIIQVIDTAFLGRVGEVELGASALGGVIYIALFTLGFGFSMGSQILIGRRNGEGNFGKIGDIVIQGALFLLIPAILLVPLLRYGAVKWLPDMLQSENVANAAAEYLKWRIFGIVFAFVNAMFRAFYIGIARTKVLTANAVVMALVNVVFDYGLIFGNLGMPRMGIGGAALASVIAEVSSTLFFLIYTTKTVDLEKYGFKKIRFQWRVVKKVLDISIFMMAQYLFSIVTWMLFFVFIENYMGERPLAVTNIVRSFYTIFTIPSHALGSATSTMVSNTMGAGKRDEVFNLIKRVALISLMVMLCVIVAVSVFPRAMIHIYTDDPLLISNTVKPLYVLISSLPIYSVGSVLFSAVSGTGNTRTALKFEIFTLILYLSYMWFVIVYMRFSVAVAWTTEHVYWALLTTLSFIYLRSGKWRDRQI, encoded by the coding sequence GTGTATTCCAATAAGCACATCATAAAGATCAGTACGCCTATCCTGTTGAGCCTTCTGGCGCAGAACATCATACAGGTGATAGATACAGCTTTTCTCGGCCGTGTGGGTGAGGTGGAGCTGGGGGCATCGGCTTTGGGTGGAGTCATCTATATAGCTTTGTTCACATTGGGCTTTGGTTTCAGCATGGGAAGCCAGATCCTTATAGGACGACGCAATGGAGAAGGTAATTTTGGCAAGATAGGCGATATTGTTATTCAGGGTGCTCTCTTTCTTCTTATACCTGCAATATTACTTGTACCTTTGCTAAGATACGGTGCTGTTAAGTGGCTTCCTGATATGTTGCAGTCAGAAAATGTGGCAAACGCCGCAGCGGAATATCTTAAGTGGCGTATTTTCGGGATTGTGTTCGCGTTTGTCAATGCCATGTTCAGGGCCTTCTATATTGGCATTGCTCGAACTAAAGTGCTTACCGCCAATGCTGTAGTCATGGCTTTGGTGAACGTGGTGTTCGATTACGGGCTTATATTCGGAAATCTGGGGATGCCCCGGATGGGCATTGGCGGTGCTGCTCTTGCATCAGTAATTGCAGAAGTGTCATCTACTCTTTTTTTCCTTATCTATACAACTAAAACGGTGGATTTGGAAAAATATGGCTTCAAAAAGATCAGGTTTCAATGGCGTGTAGTTAAAAAAGTACTCGATATCTCGATTTTCATGATGGCACAATATCTCTTCTCAATTGTCACCTGGATGCTTTTCTTTGTCTTCATTGAAAACTATATGGGTGAGCGCCCTCTGGCAGTCACAAATATTGTGCGTAGCTTCTACACCATATTCACCATCCCTTCACATGCACTTGGATCGGCAACCAGCACTATGGTGAGCAATACCATGGGGGCAGGAAAGAGAGACGAGGTGTTTAACCTGATAAAAAGAGTCGCGCTCATCAGCCTAATGGTTATGCTGTGTGTTATTGTCGCCGTTTCTGTTTTTCCCCGTGCAATGATTCATATATATACCGATGATCCGTTGCTTATCAGTAATACTGTCAAGCCTCTTTATGTGCTAATATCATCTCTCCCAATCTATAGTGTAGGTTCGGTGTTATTCAGTGCTGTCTCCGGGACCGGAAATACCCGTACTGCTCTTAAGTTTGAGATTTTCACGCTCATTCTTTACCTGAGCTACATGTGGTTTGTTATAGTTTATATGCGCTTTTCAGTAGCTGTAGCCTGGACCACGGAGCATGTTTATTGGGCTCTTCTGACAACACTGTCCTTTATATACCTTCGTAGCGGCAAATGGCGGGACAGACAGATCTGA
- the ligA gene encoding NAD-dependent DNA ligase LigA: METVKEQIETLRRELHEHNYSYYVLSHPTISDFEFDRLMRQLTELEAKYPEFYDPNSPSVRVGSDINKNFTQVVHSYPMLSLQNTYSEGEAADFYNRVKRALNEDFDIVCELKYDGTSISLIYENGRLMRAVTRGDGKMGDDVTDNVRTIRNVPLVLRGENIPPYLEVRGEILMPWSSFDALNRERAEQEEPLFANPRNAASGTLKMQDSRVVASRKLESFIYYMIGEDLPTGSHFNNMALARTWGLNVSDAMKRCSTLDEIFDYLKYWDSERKNLPVTTDGVVLKVDSISQQRNLGSTSKFPRWSIAYKFNAERAVTRLESVSYQVGRTGAVTPVANLEPVLLSGTTVKRASLYNEDAILALDLHIGDMVYVEKGGEIIPKITGVDKESRFLLGDKVTFARKCPDCATPLVRNEDEAIHYCPNSEGCPTQIKGRIEHFVTRKAMNITIGPENISLLYEKGLINDAADLYSLRFHDLVNLERWGETSANNLLESIEKSKSVPYERVLFALGIRFVGETVAQKLAHAFPDIDALAEASSEQLTLVEEIGERIAQSVIDFFRNPGFACFVKRLRGHGLQFALSEDLMASKTDKLKGKTIVISGTFELHSRDDYKAMILRNGGKNSGSVSKNTDYILAGENMGPAKLETARKLGIKIINEKTFLEMLQTTVAQ, encoded by the coding sequence ATGGAAACAGTAAAAGAACAGATAGAAACACTTCGAAGAGAGCTTCATGAACATAATTACAGCTATTATGTCTTGTCGCACCCAACGATCTCTGATTTCGAGTTCGACAGGTTAATGAGGCAGCTTACTGAACTTGAGGCTAAATACCCCGAGTTCTACGATCCTAATTCACCGTCGGTGCGCGTAGGGAGCGATATCAACAAGAATTTCACCCAGGTGGTGCATAGCTATCCCATGCTATCGTTGCAAAACACCTACTCTGAGGGAGAGGCAGCCGACTTTTACAATCGTGTTAAGAGGGCCTTGAATGAAGATTTTGATATAGTATGCGAGCTGAAATATGATGGAACTTCAATATCGCTTATTTACGAAAATGGGAGGCTGATGCGTGCTGTAACACGAGGCGACGGAAAGATGGGCGATGATGTTACCGATAATGTGCGTACAATCCGCAACGTACCTCTGGTACTGAGAGGTGAAAATATACCGCCTTATTTGGAGGTCAGAGGTGAGATATTGATGCCATGGAGCTCTTTTGATGCTCTTAACAGAGAGCGGGCCGAGCAGGAAGAGCCTCTGTTTGCCAATCCCCGCAATGCTGCATCTGGCACGTTGAAAATGCAGGATTCACGAGTGGTGGCTTCCCGCAAACTGGAGTCATTCATCTATTATATGATTGGCGAGGATTTGCCTACGGGCAGCCATTTTAATAATATGGCCCTTGCCCGTACATGGGGATTGAATGTCTCCGATGCAATGAAGAGGTGCAGTACGCTCGATGAAATATTCGATTATCTGAAATATTGGGACAGTGAGCGCAAAAACCTGCCTGTAACAACCGATGGCGTTGTTCTCAAGGTAGATTCAATTTCGCAACAACGAAATCTGGGTTCTACCTCCAAGTTCCCCCGATGGTCTATAGCCTATAAGTTCAATGCTGAGCGGGCAGTCACCCGGTTAGAATCGGTCTCATACCAGGTAGGGCGTACCGGGGCGGTCACTCCTGTTGCCAATCTTGAGCCGGTACTGCTTTCAGGTACAACCGTTAAAAGGGCGTCACTCTATAACGAAGATGCCATCCTTGCGCTCGATCTGCATATTGGCGACATGGTGTATGTAGAGAAGGGAGGGGAGATTATTCCAAAGATCACCGGTGTGGACAAGGAGTCACGTTTCCTATTAGGCGATAAAGTAACATTTGCCCGTAAATGTCCCGATTGCGCGACACCGCTTGTTCGTAATGAGGACGAGGCAATACACTATTGCCCCAATAGCGAAGGGTGCCCCACGCAGATAAAGGGGCGCATAGAGCATTTTGTCACACGTAAGGCAATGAACATAACCATTGGGCCGGAAAACATCTCACTGCTTTATGAAAAGGGGCTTATTAATGATGCTGCCGACCTGTATTCATTGAGGTTCCACGATCTGGTGAACCTTGAGCGATGGGGAGAAACCAGCGCCAATAATCTTCTTGAGAGCATAGAAAAGTCAAAGTCGGTACCCTATGAAAGGGTCCTTTTTGCTTTGGGAATACGCTTCGTCGGCGAAACAGTAGCACAGAAACTTGCGCATGCATTCCCTGATATAGATGCATTGGCAGAGGCATCATCAGAACAGCTGACTTTGGTAGAAGAGATTGGCGAACGTATTGCACAGAGTGTTATAGATTTTTTCAGGAATCCCGGCTTTGCCTGTTTCGTTAAACGTCTTCGCGGACACGGATTGCAATTTGCTTTAAGTGAAGATTTAATGGCTTCAAAAACCGATAAGTTGAAAGGGAAGACAATCGTCATAAGCGGAACTTTTGAACTTCATTCGCGTGATGATTATAAAGCAATGATCCTCCGGAATGGAGGAAAGAACAGCGGATCAGTATCAAAAAACACCGATTATATTCTCGCTGGAGAGAATATGGGGCCGGCCAAGCTGGAGACAGCACGGAAACTGGGCATAAAGATTATCAACGAGAAAACATTTCTGGAGATGTTGCAGACAACAGTAGCCCAGTAA
- a CDS encoding glutaminase: protein MHYETIFQEIYHELQSIEDIGRVADYIPELADVNPDQFGVHLTTVEGDEFSFADAEKRFSIQSIAKVFTFVLAYSRVKSSIWDRTGLEPAGTPFNSLVQLEYDQGTPRNPFINAGAIVICDILASELASPKENILSFIRSLTGVNTVNYNPMVALSEKKTGFRNHALVNLMKSFGNIRNDIDMVMDIYFHICSIEMSCRELSKAFLFLANNGVVPYSGERILSASRTKRTNALMQTCGFYDEAGEFSFKVGLPGKSGVGGGIVAVHPEKYTIAVWSPRLNKKGNSYKGMLFLEEFTTKTRLSIF from the coding sequence ATGCATTACGAAACAATCTTTCAGGAAATATACCATGAGCTGCAGTCGATTGAAGATATAGGCCGGGTAGCTGACTACATACCTGAACTGGCAGATGTTAATCCTGATCAATTCGGTGTCCATCTTACAACTGTAGAGGGTGATGAATTTTCTTTCGCCGATGCCGAAAAGCGCTTTTCGATTCAAAGTATTGCCAAAGTATTTACATTTGTTCTTGCCTATTCCAGGGTAAAGAGCAGCATATGGGACAGAACCGGGCTGGAGCCGGCCGGAACGCCGTTCAACTCTCTCGTACAACTTGAATACGATCAAGGTACGCCTAGAAACCCATTTATTAATGCAGGGGCAATTGTGATATGCGATATTCTTGCAAGCGAGCTTGCTTCGCCAAAAGAAAACATTCTGTCGTTTATCAGGAGTTTGACCGGGGTCAACACCGTCAACTATAACCCTATGGTTGCATTGTCGGAGAAAAAAACCGGTTTCAGAAACCATGCACTGGTCAATCTCATGAAATCATTTGGGAACATAAGGAACGATATCGACATGGTGATGGATATCTATTTCCACATCTGCTCCATTGAAATGAGCTGCAGGGAGCTTTCCAAAGCCTTCCTATTCCTTGCCAACAACGGTGTTGTACCCTATTCAGGTGAACGGATCCTTTCTGCAAGCCGTACTAAAAGGACAAATGCCCTTATGCAAACATGCGGATTTTATGATGAGGCGGGAGAATTTTCCTTTAAAGTAGGGTTACCCGGAAAAAGCGGCGTGGGGGGCGGTATAGTGGCTGTCCACCCCGAAAAATATACCATCGCTGTATGGAGTCCCCGTCTTAACAAGAAAGGCAACTCATATAAGGGAATGCTCTTTCTGGAGGAGTTTACCACGAAAACACGATTATCTATTTTTTAA